The stretch of DNA CAGTCGGGTTGGCGGGGCGGTTCATCGCCAAATGGCCGGTTCGGCTGATTCCGGGGTTTTCTCGTCTGCGCAGATGACGGAGAATACGGGGAGTAGGCTCGCCATACGGGATAAAGCATCATCGAACAAGCGTTTGGTATAGGCCAAAAGTCGCTCGACGGACTTAATTTCTGCTGATAAACGGCTTAGAATTTGCTTAGAAGAACCTGAAATCAGCCCGGCAGCCTGACCCTGAACCGGGTGAGTGTACTGGTCTCTGACTCAACCTCGATGCTGCCCCGATGTAGCCGGACAATCTGGTCCACCAAAGCCAGGCCCACGCCGTAACCCCGCACCCGGTCGGCGGCCTGGTGGCTTCGGTAAAACGGCTCGAAGATGTACGGCAGGTCGGCATCGGGTATGGGTCGGCCATTGTTCTGGATGTCGATCTGTACGCTGGCTGGCGCAAAGCCAATGCGGAGGAGCGCGTGACCATCGTCAGAAAATTTACAGGCATTCTCGGTCAGGTTTTTCAGGGCCGTATACAGCAGGGGTCTATTGCCCGGCAGCGTCAGCCCGTCAGGGTCTTCGGGCAACGTCCCTAACTCGACCGTCACCCCGTAGCGTGGGTTGATACGCATCACCTCGTCGCGGATGTCCCACGCCAGTTCGTCGGCCCGTATTCTATCGGTAAGCAAACCGGCTGCGTCGTCCTGGCTCACCTGCGAGAGTTGAAGCAGTTCGTGGGTCAGGGCCGATACCTGACGCACGTCATCCAGCACCGAACGAATGGTTTGCCGGTAGACCTCCGGTTCGCGCTGATTCAGCAGACTCACTTCTAACTGCGAACTAATTTGGGTGAGGGGGTTCTTCAACTCGTGCGACACATTGGCAACGAACAGCCGCTGCATCAGAAATGACTCGGCCACCCGGTCGAGCAGCCGGTTGATCGTTGCCGACAGGCGGCTGATTTCGTCGGGTTGCGTTCGCACGCGCAGCCGTTCGTCGCGGTTTTGGGAAAGATATGGGCGAGTGTCTGGTCGATTTGCTGAACGGGCCGCAGCGCATCGCCCGCAAACAGCCTTCCGGCCAGTGCCGTCACGCCGATAATCAGGCCAAACAGTGCCGTCAGTGCCCACCGCAACCGCCAGAGAAATGCATCGCCGTATGTGTTCTGAGCACTGGCTATTACCACAAACTGACCATCGGGCGTGAGGTAGCGACTTGCCGACACGTAATATCCGTGCTGCCGAAAATCTTTTTGTTTACGTTGGCGGATGTCGGCCAGTACCGATGGCGTAATGGTGAGGGGGTGGGATTCGTGGGAGGAAAAGACCAGCGAATCACGCCCGTCGAAGGTTAGTATGTTCTGGTTCGGTAACTGGTCGCGCCGGATGCGGCTGAGTTGCCGAATGAGGTCGGCATCAAACCGGTGTCGAATAAGCATTTCACCCGTGGTAGCGGCTTTCCGGTCGAGTCTTCGGTAAAAATCCTGCGCGATAAAATACGAGCAGAAGGCATAGATACTCACGAACGCCAGCAGCAGGATGCTGGACACCAGAACCGTAAAGCGCAGGGTCAGGCGATCACGAATGGTCATAGTCGATCCGTCGGGTCAGGGCTTATTCCTCCTTAAACGTGTAGCCCATGCCAAATTGAGTATGAATGAGCTTTTTCGGAAAATCCCGGTCGAGCTTCTTTCGCAGGTAGTTGATATAGACCTCTACGACATTGGTGCCCGAATCGAAGTTGATGCCCCAGACCTGTTCGGCGATAGTCGGTTTCGACAGCACCCGCCCCTGGTTTCGCATGAGGTATTCGAGCAGGGCAAACTCGCGGGCCGTGAGGTCGATGGGCTGACCATCGCGGGTAACGGTCTTGGTATCTAAGTTCATCTCAACCCCGCCGTAACGAAGCATCTGGGCCGTCATCGACACCTGCGTTCCCCGTTTGGTGAGCGAACGGACCCGCGCCAGCAATTCGGCAAACTGAAAGGGTTTGGTCAGGTATTGGTCGGCTCCTGAGTCGAAGCCCATAATTTTATCATTCGTTTCACCCAGTGCCGTCAGCATCAGAATAGGCGTTGTCAGCCCCTCCGCCCGCAACTGGCGACACAGTTCGTAGCCGTTGATACCCGGCAGAATCAGGTCGGTTATAATGGCTGCGTAATTGGTTTTCAGGGCCAGCCGTTTGGCCAGCAGCCCATCATACGCTATATCGACCTCGAACTGACTTTCTTCCAGCCCCTGCCGAATGGCCTGGAGCGTTTTGGGTTCGTCTTCAACGACTAATAATTTCATACGCGTTCAATGCACAATGTCTATTCGCTGAAAACGTTGCGTACCTGACCTGCCCAAGCGGGGCGTTTCTGGTGTGAGCCGCACCCCGCCAACCTGTCGCACTTATTACTTGTTAGAAGCCAATTCTTGCTGAACTTGGAGCACAAAATCAACAGAAACGTCATTATCCTCCGCTATTTCTTCAATGGTGAGTTTGCCACGATTGAGTGCTCTTGCAACAGCTTTTGTTTTGATCTTCTGAATCTTCCTTTGCTCGTTCTTGACCGCCAGTGCATTAGCCGATATTGTCATTTCGTAGCTCAACCGCTGCTCTGGCGTCAACGCCCGCTTGTCCAACTCCTGAATCGCCACCTGCAACCACTCCTCATTCCAGAACGCCGGAAACTGCGTTGGTTCACTCACTTCATGGATCGTCTTCATCGTGTAAATCAGTTTATCCAAGTCGCTTTCAATTTCAACCAAGCCCTTGGTGAACTTGCCTAACTCTACTGTGATAAACGTCATCTGCTCGTCTATCAGTTCGTTATGCTGATTCTTTAGAACAGCAACGTTATGATAGTCAGCAACGTGCGAAAAAATACTGACTGATAAAATGCCGATGCAATAGATTTTAGGCAAGTCGTCAAACTCGTAATCACCTTTCCGAATTAGCGTGTTCAACCGATAGAACGCGTAAAATTTCATGCGTTGAATAAACTCCGGGTACTCACTCAACTGCATTTCGACGATGAACTGATTGCCTCGCTCGTCCTTACAAAATAGGTCATAAATCCCGCTTCGACTGTCGCGGGTTACACCTTTAATTTCGTTCTGGATAAACGTGACCTGATTAATTCCTACAGGTGAGTTGATCAGAGCCTGTAGAGCTTTTCTCAAAAAGCGGGTATCGGATTCGTTGCCAAAGGTAACGTTGAAACCATAATCGGAGACGAGGGGAATGAACCGCTCGTTATCATTGTACAAGTCCATGGGGTAAAGTTAGCTAAAAAGGGCCACCCAAGCGGGGCGTTTCTGGTATGAGCCGCACCCCGCCGAACGAGCAAAGACTTGACCTCTGGAACGCGCTACCTGTCGACAAGATGCTGACTTGCAACCACTTGATGAACCCACGCTCCCCGCTGGCATTGGGATGTCCTCAACTTGGCTCCGCAGGCGAGCAACCTGTCGCCCGAACGATGGCAGCGCAGAGCGGAACCACAGCTCACCGCAAACCCTCTTTCCTTTTAAGGGTATAAGAAATAAATTTCTTTTTCATGTCAAAATATGCAAAAGGTGTTGACTGTTGACATTCAAGTGATTGATTTTCAGCGTAAATAAGTATTTATATTTTGTGTCAAAAGTCATGCCCCAACCTGTTTAATCCAGTCTCTGATAAACATTCCTATCCTCTCTATGTCTTGATCAACCAACTCCCCACTGTGCATAATTACGTTTCGGGATCTTTCAATCGTTCTTATTATCTGTTCAGCCCACTCTTGGGAAATTATATAAGGTTGAAAGTCAATCCAGTTATTTTTGATGATAATAAACAAGTCACCAAACTCCGTGTAGTTAATAATGGAATCCCCTCTTGGGGTATGCCAACGTATTTTACTCTCCTCGAGCCGTCTGGATTCTGCCTTTTTCTTAATACCTTCCATTACTTTCAGTTCCCACCAATTCTCACCATGATTTTCTAAGAGTACGTTTGCTACAAATTTTCTAACCGTGTTTTCGAAGGCGCTTACACCTGTATAGACGATTGCCATTTTCCGGGCGGTCTTTACCAAGTCTTCATCAAGCTCATTAATACCCAAACTATTGATTATTTCTTGACCCTCTTGTGCAGTAAACGTTCGCTTCCTAATGCAAGAGGTTTTTTCAAGAGCATTTAACGTTAAGAGACCTCTAAAGGCAAAATTATATATTGGGTCAGTATTCATAAAAGATGTCGTTTTAAGCTCTCAAAAATTGCATCATAAACAGCTATATCTTTAGTTTCGGGTAGGTGAATCTGAATATTATAATGAAGTTCTGTATTTATAGACTTGTTTACTAAAGGCTGTAAATCGTGTTGCTCAAAGATTGGATTGTAAGAATTTTTGCTTTTTTCTTCTTGATTTATCTTGACCTCTGGCTCTTGTTTGACTAAGTTTTTAGTTTGCGTGAAATCTGCTATCTCACATAACGCCTTAAAAGTGTTCGCGGTCAATTGTAGAATTTTATCTGATGCTTTACCTTGAAGTATTGTCTTTAATTTGTTTTTTATATCGCTTATAGTCATCTCATTTGCTCTAATATTCAATTGAAATAAATCGCCGAAGGCTTCACGAATACTATCCGCAAGTATAAATTTTGATTGGGAGCTATCCAAAAACTGGAAATAACGATCAGTTGGAACGCTATTATTATCTATAAAACCGAGACCCTTCAACATTTTTATCAATAGCCTATCACTTGTACTTTTAAAGCCAAGTTGCTCTAAAAACTTAGTGGTGAATTTGGGAGGGGCTTGTGCATTCGCAATAGATTGCAAGAAATTGCCAAGATTTTTGGTGGTCATTAAATAAAAGTCGGCTATCATAAATATGGTCTGGTTTTATCGTTTATTGAGACGAACTCTGTGTATCTCAGAAGCTGATTAACTCATTTTGTTACTAAACTCAAAGTGCCTATTGTCGCACGGAGCTTGAAAATGGGAGCCTGAACTTGCCCAACAGGGGCGTGCGGACTGTCAGCCGAACGACGGAAATGAAAGCCCACCACTTGATTCACTCAGGCGTGCGCTTTGTCGCCCGAAAAACGGCCCACACGCAGCCCGACGGCCCCTGAGCCGTGCGACCTGTCACACGGAAAACCGAATACGCACAAGCCAAATGCTTGGACGGGCCACCCAACGCCCCCATGTGTTGATGGTGAGCAAGTTAGTTACCTGAACGCATGAACGCAAGACCTTTACACACATGGCTTCGTTGGGCTGTTCGCTCAACCTTGCGGCCCGCTTCCTGTCGCCCGAATCCCCGCCCATGCGGAGTGAAACACAGTACATACAATCACATCTGACTCTTTATTAGATCAGTTACAACGCTTGTTCCTACTTTTGTGGCAAAGTCGAAAACCCACTTACCTGCTGCGGTCAAATGCTTTATCAGTTTGCTGCCATTCTTTTCTTTGGCTGCGAGTTCAGCATTTGCGACTTCTCCAATAGCTTGGTAATGTTCTGGTGAGGTAGCATTAGGCAACAAGGCTTGGCGCAGTAAGGACAGTTCTTCTGCCAACTGTTCATAATTTAGATTGTCGGCGAGAGGGTTGTTCATTTGATTGAACGTATTACCGCTTGCCGAAGAATTTGGGCCAACTGCGCCTGCTTGATTCACATGATATTGGTCTCCCATATTATTGTGATAATGGTTGGTTACAAAAACTTGTTCTATCTGTTCAACTTCATCGTCAGAAGCCAACCATTTCCAAGCGTTTAGATGACCATAAAAAGGAACAGTTTTATAGTCATTGTACTCAGCATGAGAAAAAAAGACTTGTCGCTCATGAAATCTACAGTTTATATTGAAATCAAAGAACCCATAGCGGGAAGTGCATTCTACGTAAACGACAAATCTGTGCTTGTCATCATCTCTAAAAACATTCTTTGTAAACTCTCTCCCTTCACTTCGTGCGTCGGTAACATTTACATTGGTTGGTACGGCAAACTCAGGTAGGTATAAAGCGTAGTATGTCAGTTCTCCCCTTTGTGTTGGAACTCTTTGCCAAGTAGTCTTGAAGATATATTCAGAGCCTATTTTATAAAAATTATTTGCCGAAATCTTTACCTGACGACATGATGATTCTTTGGAATGGAATATAGTCTCGTACTCTTGGTCCATAAAGTAGAAAGGCCCTCTTCTCCTATGTGAATACTCATTGGGAAAAGCAACCCATAAATCCCCAATGCTATCATTAGCTTTAAGTTGAAATGATTTGGCTGTGCCGTCCCATTCAATCTGTTCGTGAATAATTGCGTGAATATTCATATCAATTTCCTTATCTAATGTTCGGTCTGATTTTTGCCCACCGAGCGAGAAGCGGACAACGCACGAAATCCGATTTTACCGTGTCAAATCAACTGTCCCTACCGGGGCGTTTACCCTGTCGCCAGGGAGCCAGACTATGAAGTCAAACACTTGACTAACAGGGGCGTTTACCTTGTCAACCAGAAGCTGGATGTTGAAGCCACCGGCCCGACCTTGCGGCCTGCACCCTGTCGCCCGGACACTGGACGTTGAAGCACTTTTTGAACCGTCCGCCCAACAAATCATTGTACGCAAAACTACGGAACTACAAACAGTTGATAATGAGTTAACAATAGTTCTGTAATATTGATTTGTTTTGTGGTGTTGCTGACTGCTTTGATAAAGAAAAAGGATTGGCATGACACGCACAAATTTATGCCTGCCAAATTAATTAAACGGTATGTGCAGCTACAAAAAGCTGTTCAACGAGTGTGGGATATTGACGGATATCCTACCTATTTTTTTGACGAGAAAGGGCAGCTTTATCGATTTACGGCACGGGGCGACGTGAAGCCGCTGCGCCGTACAGTGAAACGGTACACGCAGGGCTACACCCTGAAAAGCCGGTTTTATAGCTTGTCGCAGTTGAGACCAATGCTAAGGCGGCACGAGGTTATAAACCGCTCTGATTTACATGGGCTGTGACATGCTCCGTGACGTTCGGAAGTCCGGCCACTTCGCCGATTACAATGATGGCCGGGTTATCGATGCCCGCCTGTTCGGTACGGTCAACAATCGTGTCTACGCGGCCAACTACGGTACGTTGTTCAGGGAGGGTGCCGTTCTGGATAATGGCAACGGGCGTGTGGGCTTTACCGGCGTTGGTAAAAGCGGCCATGATTGCCGGGAGTTTGTGCATACCCATCAGCACCACCACCGTGGCCGACGATTGGGCGGCTAACTGTAAATCAGCCGAGAGCTTGCCGTCTTTGGTTGTACCCGTCACGACCCAGAAACTCTCCGACAGGCCGCGCGTTGTAAGCGGCACCCCCGCCGAGGCCGGTACGGCATAACTGCTCGATAGCCCCGGCACCACATCGACCAAGAGGCCATGTTGCCGGGCGTACGCCACTTCTTCGTAGCCGCGCCCGAACACGAACGAGTCGCCCCCTTTCAGCCGCACTACGTGGCCGTAGTGCCGGGCATAATGCACAATTAGTGGGTTAATGTCTTCCTGCATACACGAATACGCCCCCCGTCGTTTGCCCACATACACCTTCAGCGCGTCGGGGCGGCAGTACTCGAGCAGTTCGGGCGATACCAGTGCGTCATACATCACCACGTCGGCAGTGCGTAACGCCTTGATTCCCTTTACCGTTATCAAATCCGGGTCACCCGGCCCGGCTCCTACAAGTGTGAGTTTCATGTTGAATGATTGAATGATTGAGTGGTTGAATGATTGAGTGGTTGAATGGTGTGCGATAGTCTCATTCAATCATTCAACCACTCAATCACTCAACCATTAGCTATCCTGCGCCTGTACTAATTCGTGTAATTCGGGGGTGCCTTCGAGGGCAATCCGGGTTTCGCGCCAGGTTTCTACGGCTTGATGGAACTGCGCGGCCTGCGCCACAAACCGGCGGGCGAAGGCTTCCGACGGTTCCTGTTTGTTGATGCTGAATACCAGCGTTTTAAATTCGCCTTCTTCGGTATGAAAATCCGCTTCGCCCGCAAACGTCCGGTCGAAATCGTTTACGATGCCGTGTTGGGTGTTGGTTGGTACGTCGCGACTCATCAGCCCGGCTTTCGCGCTCGTAATGAACACGTTGTAGGCGTGGTAGAGCGCGTCGGCCCAGCGGCTGTCGGCGAGGGCTTCATTGGCCCAGCCGAGTTTTTCGGCGGCTTCGGTCAGGGTTGTTGCCACAAGGTCGATCAGTACGCTGGCGCACTCGCCAACGCCCACCTCCGTTACATACGCTTCCGTATGGTCCCAGTCGATGTAATCGCTGTCGATCAGCGTTTTGAGGTCGGCCAGCGGTTTCAGTAGCTGATAAAAATAGTTTTTCCCCTGCCGGGCGTAGTAGTCGCTGTAGTATTCGTCCTCGAAGGCGTTGGTCTCAAAATCGCGCAGCAGCGACCGTAATACGTCAGGCCCGCGTTTGCTGGGTACTTTAATCACCTTGTCGGCAATCAGCCCTTCGCCTTTGCCGTTGAAACCGCCACCCAGC from Spirosoma montaniterrae encodes:
- a CDS encoding sensor histidine kinase; amino-acid sequence: MRTQPDEISRLSATINRLLDRVAESFLMQRLFVANVSHELKNPLTQISSQLEVSLLNQREPEVYRQTIRSVLDDVRQVSALTHELLQLSQVSQDDAAGLLTDRIRADELAWDIRDEVMRINPRYGVTVELGTLPEDPDGLTLPGNRPLLYTALKNLTENACKFSDDGHALLRIGFAPASVQIDIQNNGRPIPDADLPYIFEPFYRSHQAADRVRGYGVGLALVDQIVRLHRGSIEVESETSTLTRFRVRLPG
- a CDS encoding response regulator transcription factor, whose protein sequence is MKLLVVEDEPKTLQAIRQGLEESQFEVDIAYDGLLAKRLALKTNYAAIITDLILPGINGYELCRQLRAEGLTTPILMLTALGETNDKIMGFDSGADQYLTKPFQFAELLARVRSLTKRGTQVSMTAQMLRYGGVEMNLDTKTVTRDGQPIDLTAREFALLEYLMRNQGRVLSKPTIAEQVWGINFDSGTNVVEVYINYLRKKLDRDFPKKLIHTQFGMGYTFKEE
- a CDS encoding Rpn family recombination-promoting nuclease/putative transposase encodes the protein MDLYNDNERFIPLVSDYGFNVTFGNESDTRFLRKALQALINSPVGINQVTFIQNEIKGVTRDSRSGIYDLFCKDERGNQFIVEMQLSEYPEFIQRMKFYAFYRLNTLIRKGDYEFDDLPKIYCIGILSVSIFSHVADYHNVAVLKNQHNELIDEQMTFITVELGKFTKGLVEIESDLDKLIYTMKTIHEVSEPTQFPAFWNEEWLQVAIQELDKRALTPEQRLSYEMTISANALAVKNEQRKIQKIKTKAVARALNRGKLTIEEIAEDNDVSVDFVLQVQQELASNK
- a CDS encoding Swt1 family HEPN domain-containing protein; the encoded protein is MNTDPIYNFAFRGLLTLNALEKTSCIRKRTFTAQEGQEIINSLGINELDEDLVKTARKMAIVYTGVSAFENTVRKFVANVLLENHGENWWELKVMEGIKKKAESRRLEESKIRWHTPRGDSIINYTEFGDLFIIIKNNWIDFQPYIISQEWAEQIIRTIERSRNVIMHSGELVDQDIERIGMFIRDWIKQVGA
- a CDS encoding DUF5343 domain-containing protein, encoding MIADFYLMTTKNLGNFLQSIANAQAPPKFTTKFLEQLGFKSTSDRLLIKMLKGLGFIDNNSVPTDRYFQFLDSSQSKFILADSIREAFGDLFQLNIRANEMTISDIKNKLKTILQGKASDKILQLTANTFKALCEIADFTQTKNLVKQEPEVKINQEEKSKNSYNPIFEQHDLQPLVNKSINTELHYNIQIHLPETKDIAVYDAIFESLKRHLL
- the cobA gene encoding uroporphyrinogen-III C-methyltransferase, which codes for MKLTLVGAGPGDPDLITVKGIKALRTADVVMYDALVSPELLEYCRPDALKVYVGKRRGAYSCMQEDINPLIVHYARHYGHVVRLKGGDSFVFGRGYEEVAYARQHGLLVDVVPGLSSSYAVPASAGVPLTTRGLSESFWVVTGTTKDGKLSADLQLAAQSSATVVVLMGMHKLPAIMAAFTNAGKAHTPVAIIQNGTLPEQRTVVGRVDTIVDRTEQAGIDNPAIIVIGEVAGLPNVTEHVTAHVNQSGL